A window of the Pseudomonas gozinkensis genome harbors these coding sequences:
- the tssC gene encoding type VI secretion system contractile sheath large subunit, translating into MPAAAQNQASENAAAETLSLLDRIIAEGRMAHDDSQQDYARDMLAEFATQVLDEGMAIDKDTVAMINDRISQIDELISAQLNEVLHHPDLQKLEASWRGLHMLVQNTETSTRLKLRLLNVTQKELQNDLEKAVEFDQSALFKKIYEEEYGTFGGHPFSLLVGDYTFGRHPQDIGLLEKLSNVAAAAHAPFIAAASPRLFDMNSFTELAVPRDLSKVFESQELIKWRSFRESEDSRYVSLVLPHFLLRLPYGPDTSPVEGINYVEDTNGTDHSKYLWGNAAWALSQRITEAFAKYGWCAAIRGAEGGGAVEGLPAHTFRTSSGDLSLKCPTEVAITDRREKELNDLGFIALCHKKNSDIAVFFGGQTTNKSKVYNTNEANANARISAMLPYVLAASRFAHYLKVIMRDKVGSFMTRDNVQTYLNNWIADYVLINDNAPQEIKAQYPLREARVDVTEVAGKPGAYRATVFLRPHFQLEELTASIRLVATLPPPVAA; encoded by the coding sequence CGCCCGCGACATGCTCGCGGAATTCGCCACCCAGGTGCTCGACGAAGGCATGGCCATCGACAAGGACACCGTGGCGATGATCAACGACCGCATCAGCCAGATCGACGAGCTGATCAGCGCCCAGCTCAACGAGGTGCTGCATCACCCGGACCTGCAAAAACTCGAAGCGTCCTGGCGCGGCCTGCACATGCTGGTGCAGAACACCGAAACCAGCACCCGGTTGAAATTGCGCCTGCTCAACGTGACGCAGAAAGAGCTGCAGAACGATCTGGAAAAAGCCGTCGAATTCGACCAGAGCGCCCTGTTCAAAAAGATCTACGAAGAGGAATACGGCACCTTCGGTGGCCACCCGTTCAGCCTGCTGGTGGGTGACTACACCTTCGGCCGCCACCCGCAGGACATCGGCCTGCTGGAGAAACTGTCGAACGTCGCCGCGGCCGCCCACGCCCCCTTCATCGCTGCTGCCAGCCCACGGCTGTTCGACATGAACAGCTTCACCGAACTGGCCGTGCCGCGTGACCTGTCGAAAGTGTTCGAGAGCCAGGAACTGATCAAGTGGCGCTCGTTCCGCGAAAGCGAAGACTCGCGTTACGTCTCGCTGGTGCTGCCGCACTTCCTGCTGCGCCTGCCTTATGGCCCGGACACTTCGCCGGTGGAAGGCATCAACTACGTCGAAGACACCAACGGCACCGACCACAGCAAATACCTGTGGGGCAACGCCGCGTGGGCGCTGTCGCAACGCATCACCGAAGCGTTTGCCAAATATGGCTGGTGCGCGGCGATCCGCGGCGCTGAAGGCGGCGGCGCGGTCGAAGGCCTGCCGGCGCACACCTTCCGCACCAGTTCCGGTGACCTGTCGCTGAAATGCCCGACCGAAGTGGCGATCACCGACCGCCGCGAGAAGGAACTCAACGACCTCGGCTTCATCGCCCTGTGCCACAAGAAGAACAGCGACATCGCGGTGTTCTTCGGCGGCCAGACCACCAACAAATCCAAGGTCTATAACACCAACGAGGCCAACGCCAATGCACGTATCTCGGCGATGTTGCCGTACGTGCTCGCGGCTTCGCGTTTCGCCCATTACCTGAAGGTGATCATGCGCGACAAGGTCGGCAGCTTCATGACCCGCGACAACGTGCAGACCTACCTCAACAACTGGATCGCCGACTACGTGCTGATCAACGACAACGCCCCGCAGGAAATCAAGGCGCAGTACCCGTTGCGTGAAGCGCGGGTGGACGTCACCGAAGTCGCCGGCAAGCCCGGTGCCTATCGCGCGACGGTATTCCTGCGGCCGCACTTCCAGCTCGAAGAGCTGACCGCGTCGATCCGTCTGGTCGCGACCTTGCCGCCACCGGTAGCAGCCTGA
- the tssF gene encoding type VI secretion system baseplate subunit TssF, whose protein sequence is MSDSIDPQLLDYYQRELTWLRHAGSQFAERYPKVARRLELSPGECPDPHVERLLEGFALLAARLQRRLDDDYAEFSDALLEQLYPLAMRPLPSCAIVQFEPDPSKGNLDGGYSLPRDTPLFVTTSKGESIHFRTSAAVRLWPVEVSEALLLGSDEAQALTGVAQSRSALRLSLRCLGDSQWSELGIEHLRIHLAASPVINASLYDLLGAHAVQVLAGSPGSIPARVKGLPKIVGFADDEVLLPDEDGVHPGMRLLAEYFAFPDKFHFFDLPLSGVSSDSQTLYLYIVFDRAPAGRLHLQASDIALGCAPVINLFPRTSEPLRPDGTRSEYRLIADSHRENSVEIHSIRSVRASSASGVQRLPAYFGSQHSSGDRQRYWHARRVNGQTPNRLGSDLLVSVVDTRFEPQTDLPDYSLTAELLCTNRHLAQSLPAGTPLGFERPGPVAWARLRNPPSPQSLPRLDGDSRWRLVSQLTLNHLSLVEGPQALDALKEILTLHNLRDEASALRQIEGLLNLGCERVIGHVGADAWRGWRNGLEVQLELDPQHFVGSSAVLFSAVLAQFFSVYATANRFVRTVLMQADKEVKAWQPQAGMPLSL, encoded by the coding sequence ATGAGCGACTCGATTGACCCGCAACTGCTCGACTACTACCAGCGCGAACTGACCTGGCTGCGTCACGCCGGCAGCCAGTTTGCCGAGCGCTATCCGAAAGTTGCGCGGCGGCTGGAACTGTCCCCCGGCGAATGTCCCGACCCACACGTCGAACGCTTGCTTGAAGGTTTTGCCCTGCTCGCCGCACGCCTGCAACGACGGCTGGATGACGACTACGCCGAATTCAGTGACGCGCTGCTCGAACAGCTTTATCCCCTGGCCATGCGCCCGTTGCCGTCGTGCGCGATTGTCCAGTTCGAACCGGATCCGAGCAAAGGCAACCTCGACGGAGGTTATTCCCTGCCCCGGGACACGCCGTTGTTCGTCACCACCAGCAAGGGCGAAAGCATTCACTTTCGCACCAGCGCCGCCGTGCGCTTGTGGCCGGTCGAAGTCAGCGAAGCCTTGTTGCTGGGCAGCGATGAAGCCCAGGCGCTGACCGGCGTAGCGCAGTCCCGTTCGGCACTGCGCCTGAGTCTGCGCTGCCTCGGCGACAGCCAGTGGTCGGAGCTGGGCATCGAACATTTACGCATTCACCTGGCCGCGTCACCGGTGATCAACGCCAGCCTCTATGACCTGCTCGGCGCCCATGCGGTGCAGGTGTTGGCCGGCTCGCCGGGGAGCATTCCCGCCCGCGTGAAAGGCCTGCCGAAGATCGTCGGTTTCGCCGACGACGAAGTGCTGCTGCCGGACGAAGACGGCGTGCATCCGGGCATGCGTCTGCTAGCCGAGTACTTCGCATTCCCGGACAAATTCCACTTCTTTGATCTGCCCCTGTCCGGTGTTTCGAGTGACAGCCAGACGCTGTATCTCTACATCGTTTTTGACCGGGCCCCGGCCGGTCGCCTGCACTTGCAGGCCAGCGATATCGCGCTGGGCTGCGCGCCGGTGATCAACCTCTTCCCGCGCACCTCGGAGCCGCTGCGGCCCGATGGCACCCGTAGCGAGTATCGACTGATCGCCGACAGTCACCGGGAAAACAGCGTCGAGATTCACAGCATTCGCAGCGTGCGCGCCAGCTCCGCCAGCGGTGTGCAACGGCTGCCGGCGTATTTCGGCAGCCAGCACAGCAGCGGTGACCGGCAACGTTACTGGCATGCACGACGGGTCAACGGACAGACGCCGAACCGGCTCGGCAGCGATCTGCTTGTCAGCGTGGTCGACACCCGTTTCGAACCGCAGACCGACCTGCCCGATTACAGCCTGACTGCCGAACTGCTGTGCACCAATCGGCATCTGGCCCAGAGCCTGCCCGCCGGTACGCCGCTGGGTTTCGAACGGCCGGGCCCGGTGGCGTGGGCACGCCTGCGCAATCCGCCGAGCCCGCAAAGCCTGCCGCGTCTGGACGGTGATTCGCGCTGGCGGCTGGTCTCGCAACTGACCCTCAATCATCTGTCGCTGGTCGAAGGGCCACAGGCACTGGATGCGCTGAAGGAAATCCTGACCCTGCACAACCTGCGCGATGAGGCCAGCGCCCTGCGCCAGATTGAAGGTCTGCTGAACCTCGGTTGCGAGCGGGTGATCGGCCATGTCGGCGCCGACGCCTGGCGCGGTTGGCGCAACGGGCTTGAAGTGCAATTAGAGCTCGATCCACAGCATTTCGTCGGCAGCAGCGCGGTGTTGTTTTCAGCGGTGCTCGCGCAATTCTTTTCGGTGTACGCCACGGCCAATCGCTTTGTGCGCACGGTGCTCATGCAGGCTGACAAGGAGGTCAAGGCATGGCAACCCCAAGCCGGCATGCCCCTGTCGCTCTGA
- the tssG gene encoding type VI secretion system baseplate subunit TssG — MATPSRHAPVALTLSQRLRRDPQAFEWLQALLLLEREQPQADALGSGTSPQAEALKLRGPLTPLFAASQIESLEENPGEPLTLNSPMFGLGGPDGPLPYAYQEWLQQRARAKDHAPAEFLDLFQHRLLSLLYKVMRKHRIALGFTSPGASPVQAQLRALTGLLPKSLQERQAIPDCAVLACTALYADGRRSLAGFAAIVREQFSVAVELSAYEGAWREIPRASRSVMKAGGRNLQLGRSAVAGTRVWDEHAGIRLTLGPLPSTQAARFLPDGEAHPALASLAALYFGPDLDVKLVLLVRGAGPLQLGRQTPALLSWNGGLQRQTNLAVLRIETRLRQLEIT, encoded by the coding sequence ATGGCAACCCCAAGCCGGCATGCCCCTGTCGCTCTGACCCTGAGCCAGCGCCTGCGCCGTGATCCGCAGGCGTTCGAATGGTTGCAGGCGTTGCTGTTGCTGGAGCGCGAACAGCCCCAGGCCGACGCCCTTGGTTCGGGTACATCGCCACAGGCCGAAGCGCTGAAATTGCGCGGGCCACTGACGCCGTTGTTCGCCGCCAGTCAGATCGAAAGCCTGGAGGAAAACCCCGGTGAACCGCTGACCCTGAACTCGCCGATGTTCGGCCTCGGCGGCCCCGACGGCCCGCTGCCTTACGCCTATCAGGAATGGCTGCAACAACGGGCGCGGGCCAAGGATCATGCGCCCGCCGAGTTCCTCGACCTGTTCCAGCATCGGCTGCTGAGCCTGCTGTACAAGGTGATGCGCAAACACCGGATCGCCCTCGGCTTTACCTCGCCCGGCGCCTCGCCGGTGCAGGCGCAACTGCGGGCGCTGACCGGGTTGCTGCCAAAATCCCTGCAAGAACGCCAGGCGATTCCCGACTGCGCCGTTCTGGCCTGCACCGCGTTGTACGCCGATGGCCGCCGCTCACTGGCGGGGTTCGCGGCGATTGTCCGCGAGCAGTTTTCCGTGGCGGTGGAACTGAGCGCCTATGAAGGGGCGTGGCGTGAGATTCCACGCGCCAGCCGCAGCGTCATGAAGGCCGGCGGACGCAATCTGCAACTCGGCCGCAGCGCTGTCGCCGGGACTCGGGTCTGGGATGAACACGCCGGAATTCGTCTGACGCTGGGGCCGCTGCCATCGACGCAGGCCGCGCGCTTCTTGCCGGACGGCGAAGCGCATCCGGCACTGGCCAGTCTCGCTGCGCTGTATTTCGGCCCGGATCTGGACGTGAAACTGGTGCTGCTGGTGCGTGGTGCCGGGCCGCTGCAACTCGGCCGACAAACCCCGGCTCTGCTGAGCTGGAACGGTGGCCTGCAACGGCAGACCAACCTGGCCGTGCTAAGGATCGAAACCCGCCTGCGTCAGCTGGAGATCACCTGA
- the tssH gene encoding type VI secretion system ATPase TssH, translated as MELASLIGRLNPDNRRALERAAQRCLQRGHHFVEIEHLLLELLDIEGGDFAFLLPRFGLERDALTAEINKALDLFKAGSTRTPALSSHTLGLLEDAVVQASVLGIDSIRSGLLLLALIDRDERRSLLLNSASSLLRIPKEALRTNLLEWTENSREHVGPRAVSSGSPTPRQDSVLDQYTQDLTADAHAGRIDPIVGRDGEIRQCIDILLRRRQNNPILVGAPGVGKTAVVEGLALRIAAGDVPPSLQEVSLRVLDLGLLQAGAGVKGEFEQRLKGVIDAVRSADKPIILFIDEAHTLIGAGGAEGGSDAANLLKPALARGELRTLAATTWMEYKKYFEKDPALARRFQLVQVEEPDEVTAVEMLRGVAAKLEQHHGVQVLDAAIHEAVKLSHRYISGRQLPDKAISVLDTACARVALGQHDVPPPLESLRHRQQSLKEEVERLRREQATGLDHRERITLLESESKTNVQAIRELETRWSEERVAVRELLDTRRELLDLSERADSDKPDEATDSRIDHLAAELLRLEAGLDAIRQDDPLVPEQVDGKIVAAVIAGWTGIPVGKMLADEAHAVRTLGTRMGQRVMGQSTALNTIAQRLQAYRAGLTDPQKPVGVFLLVGPTGVGKTETAYALADALYGGERNLISINLSEYQEAHTVSQLKGAPPGYVGYGSGGVLTEAVRRKPYSVVLLDEIEKAHPDVLEAFYNVFDKGLMEDGTGLVVDFKNTVMLATSNVGAELLLDTPTAQLGSEAFNEALHKVLLQAFRPAFLARMTVVAYRPLDEQTLEGIVLAKLEKLRGRYKAATGKQFEFDSGIVKAVLAKCSAAGARDVENVLMTQVTGKLAEWVLE; from the coding sequence ATGGAACTGGCCAGCCTGATCGGACGCCTCAACCCGGACAACCGCCGCGCCCTCGAACGCGCCGCGCAACGGTGCTTGCAGCGCGGGCATCACTTTGTCGAGATCGAACATCTGTTGCTGGAACTGCTGGATATCGAGGGCGGCGATTTTGCGTTTCTACTGCCGCGCTTCGGGCTGGAGCGTGATGCGCTGACGGCGGAGATCAACAAGGCGCTGGACCTGTTCAAGGCTGGCAGCACGCGCACGCCAGCGTTGTCTTCGCACACCCTGGGATTGCTGGAAGACGCCGTGGTGCAGGCCAGTGTGCTGGGCATCGACAGCATTCGTTCCGGGCTGTTGTTGCTGGCGCTGATCGACCGTGACGAGCGCCGTAGCCTGCTGCTCAACAGCGCGTCTTCATTGCTGCGCATTCCGAAAGAAGCGCTACGCACGAACCTGCTGGAGTGGACCGAGAATTCCCGGGAACATGTCGGCCCGCGCGCGGTGTCTTCGGGGAGTCCAACGCCACGGCAAGACTCGGTGCTCGATCAATACACCCAGGACCTGACAGCCGATGCCCACGCCGGGCGCATCGACCCGATCGTCGGTCGCGATGGCGAAATTCGCCAGTGCATCGACATTCTCCTGAGACGCCGGCAGAACAACCCGATTCTGGTCGGCGCACCCGGCGTCGGCAAAACCGCTGTGGTCGAAGGCCTGGCGCTGCGCATCGCCGCCGGGGATGTGCCGCCGTCGTTGCAGGAAGTCAGTTTGCGGGTGCTCGACCTTGGTTTGCTGCAGGCCGGGGCCGGGGTCAAAGGTGAATTCGAACAACGGCTCAAAGGCGTGATCGACGCGGTTCGCAGCGCCGACAAGCCGATCATCCTGTTCATCGATGAGGCCCACACGCTGATCGGCGCTGGCGGTGCCGAAGGTGGCAGCGACGCGGCCAACTTGCTCAAACCCGCGCTGGCCCGAGGTGAATTGCGCACGCTGGCTGCCACGACCTGGATGGAATACAAAAAATATTTCGAGAAAGACCCGGCCCTCGCCCGCCGCTTCCAGCTTGTGCAGGTCGAAGAACCGGATGAAGTCACCGCCGTGGAAATGCTCCGTGGCGTGGCTGCCAAACTCGAACAGCACCACGGCGTGCAAGTGCTGGATGCCGCGATCCACGAAGCGGTGAAACTCTCGCACCGTTACATCTCCGGCCGCCAGTTGCCGGACAAGGCCATCAGCGTCCTCGACACCGCCTGCGCCCGGGTCGCCCTCGGCCAGCACGACGTGCCGCCACCGCTGGAGAGCCTGCGCCACCGTCAGCAAAGCCTCAAAGAAGAAGTCGAACGGCTGCGCCGGGAACAGGCCACGGGGCTCGATCACCGCGAGCGCATCACTCTGTTGGAAAGTGAATCGAAGACCAATGTCCAGGCCATCCGCGAACTGGAAACCCGCTGGAGTGAAGAGCGTGTCGCCGTGCGCGAACTGCTCGACACCCGTCGCGAATTGCTCGACCTCAGCGAACGCGCCGACAGCGACAAACCCGACGAAGCCACCGACAGCCGCATCGATCACCTCGCCGCCGAATTACTGCGTCTGGAAGCCGGACTCGATGCGATCCGCCAGGACGATCCGCTGGTGCCTGAACAGGTCGACGGCAAAATCGTAGCTGCCGTGATCGCCGGCTGGACCGGCATTCCCGTCGGCAAAATGCTCGCCGACGAAGCACACGCCGTGCGCACCCTCGGCACACGCATGGGCCAGCGCGTGATGGGTCAGAGCACTGCGCTCAACACCATCGCCCAGCGTTTGCAGGCCTATCGGGCGGGGCTTACCGATCCGCAAAAACCTGTCGGTGTTTTTTTGCTGGTCGGCCCCACTGGGGTTGGCAAAACTGAAACCGCTTATGCGCTGGCCGACGCGTTGTACGGCGGTGAACGCAACCTGATCAGCATCAACCTTTCTGAATATCAGGAAGCCCATACCGTCAGCCAACTCAAGGGCGCGCCACCCGGCTACGTCGGTTACGGCAGCGGTGGCGTACTGACCGAAGCCGTGCGGCGCAAACCGTATTCGGTGGTGTTGCTGGATGAAATCGAGAAGGCCCATCCGGATGTACTGGAAGCGTTCTACAACGTGTTCGACAAAGGCTTGATGGAGGACGGCACCGGGCTGGTGGTGGACTTCAAGAACACCGTGATGCTCGCCACCAGCAATGTCGGCGCTGAGCTGTTGCTCGACACACCGACTGCACAACTCGGCTCGGAAGCGTTCAACGAGGCACTGCACAAAGTCCTGCTGCAAGCCTTCCGCCCTGCGTTTTTGGCGCGCATGACGGTGGTTGCGTATCGACCGCTGGATGAGCAGACGCTGGAAGGGATTGTGTTGGCGAAGCTGGAGAAATTGCGTGGCCGCTACAAGGCCGCGACCGGCAAGCAGTTCGAGTTTGACTCGGGGATCGTTAAAGCCGTGCTCGCCAAATGCAGCGCGGCCGGTGCGCGGGATGTCGAGAATGTGCTGATGACGCAGGTGACAGGGAAATTGGCGGAATGGGTTTTGGAATAA
- a CDS encoding Hcp family type VI secretion system effector → MDAIILDLGGDIKGDSLLEGYADKIEVMSYSHNVAMQVTNDVSNSERTSGKPHVGEFTLTKFVDTSTPSLNEYCCAGKPIPEAKITIGRNAAEGSGQLLPFIIYTLTNVVISNVSVSGGTGGKPVETLSLNFTKIKWELTAQKDDGTKEGTAASTWDMAANKLVS, encoded by the coding sequence ATGGATGCAATCATTCTCGACCTCGGCGGCGACATCAAAGGCGACAGCCTGCTCGAGGGTTATGCGGACAAGATTGAAGTCATGTCCTACAGCCACAACGTGGCGATGCAAGTCACCAACGACGTCAGCAACTCGGAGCGCACTTCCGGCAAACCCCACGTCGGCGAGTTCACCCTGACCAAATTCGTCGACACCTCCACACCGTCGCTCAACGAATACTGCTGCGCCGGCAAGCCGATCCCGGAAGCCAAGATCACCATCGGCCGCAACGCCGCCGAAGGCAGCGGGCAACTGCTGCCCTTCATCATCTACACCCTGACCAACGTGGTGATTTCCAACGTCAGCGTCAGTGGCGGTACGGGCGGCAAACCGGTGGAAACCCTGTCCCTGAACTTCACCAAGATCAAATGGGAGCTCACCGCGCAGAAAGACGACGGCACCAAGGAAGGCACGGCTGCCTCAACCTGGGACATGGCCGCCAACAAGCTCGTCAGCTAA
- the tssI gene encoding type VI secretion system tip protein VgrG: MPRSTDSNTTLSLTATSLSALYPESLTGDEALNLLGSQTLNGLNDGTSLTLTSAIATHVTTTLHNDAQLRPFDALVAEIRQLPADATAERYQLVLRPWLWWLTLASNNRVFQNLATSDIVTTIFKAHDFTDFKLSLTGSYTPREYCVQYGETDFAFISRLLEEEGIFWFFTHQDGKHTLVLGDSNDAFVQIPNGPKVSYLGQGLGERELHGIRSGQVCLQAVAGVYRATDYEFTTPSTSLYGQAEAVAGPRSIYEHPGGYNAKARGDALTKQRVDGLRSEEKRFVGESDCRWLIPGHWFTLDGHEDAGLNIDWVVTRVTHDASHESYRNRFEAIPKATPFRPQRTTPKPRMHPQTAIVVGKSGEEIWTDEYGRIKLQFPWDRDGKNDETSSCWVRVVLPWSGKGFGMQFVPRIGQEVIVTFIDGDPDRPLVTGCVYNGDNALPYALPANQTQSGIKTQSSKGGGGFNELRFEDKKDAEEVFLQAQKDLKINVLNDTTATVGHDETLTVQNARTRTVKDGDETVTLEKGKRSVTIQTGSDSLDVKDSRTVKVGTDQNHSTGGNYTDKVTGDYSLTVDGNLTIKVSGTLTLQSGGSFTIKSGADLATSASTSITQKAGTAMTNQAGTSLDNKAGTTLTNDAGISLTNKGAASQTVDGGGMLTIKGGLVQVN; the protein is encoded by the coding sequence ATGCCCCGCTCCACCGACAGCAACACAACCCTGTCCCTCACCGCCACCTCGCTGTCGGCGCTTTACCCTGAATCATTGACTGGAGACGAAGCGCTCAATCTGTTGGGTTCGCAAACCCTCAACGGCCTCAACGACGGCACGTCTCTAACCCTGACCAGCGCCATCGCCACCCACGTCACCACCACTTTGCACAACGACGCCCAACTCCGTCCCTTCGACGCCCTGGTCGCCGAGATTCGCCAACTCCCCGCCGACGCCACCGCAGAACGCTATCAGTTGGTGTTAAGACCGTGGCTCTGGTGGCTGACCCTGGCCAGCAACAACCGTGTATTCCAGAACCTCGCCACCTCCGACATCGTGACCACAATCTTCAAGGCCCACGATTTCACCGATTTCAAACTCTCACTGACCGGCAGTTACACGCCCCGCGAGTACTGCGTGCAGTACGGCGAAACCGATTTCGCCTTCATCTCGCGGCTGCTGGAAGAGGAAGGCATCTTCTGGTTTTTTACCCACCAGGACGGCAAGCACACGTTGGTACTCGGGGACAGCAATGACGCCTTCGTACAGATTCCCAACGGGCCGAAGGTCAGTTATCTGGGCCAGGGTCTAGGTGAGCGCGAGCTGCATGGCATCCGCTCGGGCCAAGTCTGTTTACAGGCAGTCGCCGGGGTTTATCGGGCGACGGATTATGAATTCACCACGCCGAGCACATCGCTGTATGGCCAGGCCGAAGCCGTGGCCGGGCCGCGTTCGATCTATGAGCATCCCGGCGGTTACAACGCCAAGGCGCGCGGTGATGCACTGACCAAGCAGCGTGTCGACGGTTTGCGCAGTGAAGAGAAACGCTTCGTCGGCGAGAGCGACTGCCGCTGGCTGATCCCGGGCCACTGGTTCACCCTCGATGGCCACGAAGACGCAGGCCTGAACATCGACTGGGTCGTCACGCGGGTGACCCACGACGCCAGCCATGAAAGCTATCGCAATCGCTTCGAAGCGATCCCCAAAGCCACGCCATTTCGTCCGCAACGCACCACGCCCAAACCGCGCATGCACCCACAAACCGCCATCGTCGTCGGCAAGTCCGGCGAGGAAATCTGGACCGACGAATACGGCCGGATCAAGTTGCAGTTCCCTTGGGACCGAGACGGCAAGAACGATGAAACCAGTTCCTGCTGGGTGCGCGTGGTGCTGCCGTGGAGCGGCAAGGGTTTCGGCATGCAGTTCGTGCCGCGCATCGGTCAGGAAGTCATCGTGACGTTTATCGACGGCGATCCCGACCGGCCGCTGGTCACCGGTTGCGTGTACAACGGCGACAACGCCCTGCCCTACGCCTTGCCGGCGAACCAGACCCAGTCCGGGATCAAGACTCAATCTTCAAAGGGTGGCGGCGGTTTCAACGAGCTGCGTTTCGAGGACAAGAAGGACGCCGAAGAGGTGTTCCTGCAAGCGCAGAAAGACCTGAAGATCAACGTACTCAACGACACCACCGCCACCGTCGGCCACGACGAAACCCTCACGGTGCAGAACGCGCGCACCCGCACGGTCAAGGACGGCGATGAAACCGTGACGCTGGAGAAAGGCAAACGCAGCGTGACGATCCAGACCGGCAGCGACAGCCTTGATGTGAAGGACAGTCGCACCGTAAAGGTGGGCACCGACCAGAACCACAGCACCGGCGGCAACTACACCGACAAGGTCACCGGCGATTACAGCCTGACGGTGGACGGCAACCTGACAATCAAGGTCAGCGGCACCCTCACCTTGCAAAGCGGCGGCAGTTTCACGATCAAGAGCGGCGCGGATCTGGCCACTTCGGCCAGCACCTCGATCACCCAGAAGGCCGGCACCGCCATGACCAATCAGGCCGGTACCTCGCTGGACAACAAGGCCGGAACCACGCTGACCAACGACGCCGGCATCAGCCTGACCAACAAGGGCGCGGCCTCACAGACCGTGGACGGCGGCGGCATGCTGACCATCAAGGGCGGTCTGGTGCAGGTCAACTGA
- a CDS encoding toxin-antitoxin system YwqK family antitoxin: protein MAITPLDLQQDDKHLKGRLQDGQLDGPLNIKDDGRKQADLNYSQGELQGTSLLYHPNGKVSAQMPFVRDKLQGIASFYAPEGWLQRKATYRRGLLHGEAFNYFPDGQVAEAEFYRDGVREGRYQRFHPNGKPAVDARYLNGQLMEPEQGFAEDGRPLDADGKPISRVRWWFRKWTDPQQA from the coding sequence ATGGCGATCACACCGCTGGATCTGCAGCAGGATGACAAACACCTCAAGGGGCGATTGCAGGACGGCCAGCTCGACGGCCCGTTGAACATCAAGGATGACGGGCGCAAACAGGCGGACCTGAATTACAGCCAGGGCGAATTGCAGGGCACTTCTCTGCTCTATCACCCCAACGGCAAGGTCTCGGCGCAGATGCCGTTTGTGCGCGACAAGCTGCAAGGCATCGCCAGTTTCTACGCGCCCGAGGGCTGGTTGCAGCGCAAGGCCACGTACCGGCGCGGATTGCTGCATGGCGAGGCGTTCAACTACTTTCCCGACGGGCAAGTGGCGGAGGCGGAGTTCTATCGCGATGGCGTGCGTGAGGGGCGTTATCAGCGCTTTCATCCCAATGGCAAACCGGCGGTGGATGCACGTTATCTGAATGGGCAGTTGATGGAACCGGAGCAAGGGTTCGCCGAGGACGGCCGGCCGCTGGATGCCGATGGCAAGCCGATTTCCCGGGTGCGCTGGTGGTTTCGCAAATGGACGGATCCGCAGCAGGCCTGA
- a CDS encoding DUF4280 domain-containing protein → MGCPQVCASATLQCSFGAAPAVLNVLPANRTLTGGMPAANIMDHIPLVNVTTFGMCMSMANPMVAAATAAALGVLTPMPCIPATATPWIPGGAPTLLLGGMPAIDANSTLMCNWAGVIKIVMPGQMQMLIP, encoded by the coding sequence ATGGGCTGCCCGCAAGTCTGTGCCAGCGCCACCCTGCAATGCAGTTTTGGCGCCGCGCCGGCGGTGCTCAACGTGCTGCCGGCCAACCGCACGCTGACCGGCGGGATGCCGGCGGCGAACATCATGGATCACATTCCGCTGGTCAACGTCACCACGTTCGGCATGTGCATGAGCATGGCCAACCCGATGGTCGCGGCTGCCACGGCTGCGGCGTTGGGCGTCTTGACGCCGATGCCATGCATTCCGGCGACCGCCACGCCGTGGATCCCCGGCGGCGCGCCGACCTTGCTGCTGGGCGGGATGCCGGCGATCGATGCCAACAGCACGTTGATGTGCAACTGGGCGGGGGTGATCAAGATCGTGATGCCGGGGCAGATGCAGATGTTGATTCCCTGA
- the tssE gene encoding type VI secretion system baseplate subunit TssE, translating into MAGTGLLPPLFERLASSEGDGAREFDRQDLLDSVHAELGRLFNTRRGPRTLTSPPSVIDYGIADWSALQQQRSDDRRRLARDIREAITHFEPRLLLGEVQVNPLPEHPQRLSIRLLGELRSGSQHWPVAFVIEPGNEGLEVRHERLD; encoded by the coding sequence ATGGCAGGCACCGGCTTACTTCCACCGCTGTTCGAACGCCTCGCCTCGAGTGAGGGCGACGGCGCGCGGGAGTTCGATCGGCAGGATTTGCTCGACTCGGTGCACGCCGAGCTCGGGCGCCTGTTCAACACCCGCCGTGGCCCGCGCACCCTGACCTCCCCGCCCAGCGTCATCGATTACGGCATCGCCGACTGGAGCGCCCTGCAACAACAGCGCAGCGATGATCGTCGTCGACTGGCGCGGGACATTCGCGAAGCCATCACCCATTTCGAACCACGCCTGCTGCTCGGCGAAGTTCAGGTCAATCCCCTGCCCGAGCACCCGCAGCGCCTGAGCATTCGCCTGCTCGGCGAGTTGCGCAGCGGCTCGCAGCACTGGCCGGTGGCATTTGTCATCGAGCCCGGCAACGAAGGGCTGGAGGTGCGCCATGAGCGACTCGATTGA